TTAACATGGGAATTCACATAATTTTATTCGAACAACTTTGCATCGAACCACTATGTAAACCAAATTAGACAGATATAATGTATAGAAAATGAGAAACCAATGCAAATTTatctaaatgaaaaaatattaatgttcaaATGGAAAAATTACATACAAGGAAGTTCCCTTCAAAGGACTCATCTGTATATTCAACTGTAGCCTTTGAGCCCTTAAGAGTTGATGCTGACAAAAAATACATGGATTTGTTATACATATCTTCTGAATTTTCACAACATACCCAGTTCTGGTTAAATCGACATAAATTGAATACAATAAATTAGAACTTTCGTTGTTTTTTGAGTTTATACAAATTGGAGAACGCAGCAAATGAACTTCATGTTGCACATTGCACTGCTACTTCTTCTCACATGTTTACCACAGGGGGTATCATGTATGGTGGAAGTTATCTATAAATAAGGAGTACTGAAAGGAGTTGGGTCAATATTTTGCACCAACTCATTCCATATTTTGGCCTTAAATTGATGGTAGATGACATTGCAATTTATATATGCAACTATGACATTTCCAAATCACCACTTTCTGATGAAACATGGGATATCCAATCATAAGTTCATAACTCGTACGTTTTCCACTTGGACCTGTTCCCAAGCATTAAGCTAATAAGTCTCACTACTACTTTGATAAAAGAATTTGGAAACTAACCAGTACTTGATGAGCAATCCTTTTGTCCTGACAAAGTATCACTAAGTATATAGTTGGAAGTCTTGATGGCAGAATGTTCTTTCTCCGAATGTTTCAGGTATTCATCTGCCTGAGAAGATGAtaagaaatattaaatttttcagATTCACTTAAAAATTTTCAGGCATAAAATAGTTTTTCAAATTCGAAAGAGATGAAATTTGAAGTCTCTGGGACTCTACGATTACACTGGTCCTGGGAGTTTTCTCTTCTACTCCAGTTGCGCTAATGTTAAATTCGTCCACTACTATGTAGTTGTCTCTCTTCCTCAATTTAGGGCTATTGTCTTTGGGTTTTTGAGAAGCTCCTTGGTTGAATATTTTAACGAATTCTTTGACCCTTCCCTTAGCTCTGTTCCTCCCAAGCTTATCAGCTGAGCGTACGTATGAATCTTGGAAAGTAGCTTTATCAGCTTCTACATAATTCTGGGTTGTTTCTTCTCCATCTTGTTTCTTTGCATTTTCACTTACATCAACAACAGAAAATGGGGTTTTTGTGCTGTTAACtgtcctttcctttccttcaccCTTTTCACTGATTCCATCATCGTCTGCAATAGAAGAATGGGCGCGGcgttaaaatataaattgaacAATAAATCTACCTCTTCCCATTAGCTTTGGGACAGTAGTGATTTCACACGTGGCATTAGAGACAATATATTTGTACCAATGCACTTGATCTGGAACCCACTGACCTTGTTCATGATCCATTTCAGACAACAGAGAATGTAGGGATTTCCCTGCCGGCTTGTGAACTTTTTTTGTAAGCGCagtattttctttcttgtccTCATCTTGCAATTCTATCGTGGGGAGGGATTGAGGTTTTACTTCTTCTATAACATCGTGAAAGATGGTATTACCAGGAACTTCCTCAATAACCTTTTGAACGCTGCTCAAGCTTTCTGATTCAGGTGTGTGAAGAATTGCTTCTTCAACATTTTGGCATGGTTCTATTCTATCTTGAATGCTTGCATCAGGAACGGAAAAATTTTCTACTTTGTTACATTCCATCCTAGACGAGTTTGCAGATGTTTCCCTCGCCCTTCTTCCACTTCCCAACCATCCATTCGAGCTCGAGCACCTCACAATCTTTGCAGATTCTTTTAATCTTGACCTACTCCCTCCTCTAAAAGGCATCGCCAATGGCACTCCTTTGCTAGCCCATTTGTAAATTGAGAAGTGAAATTGGCTACCATCTTTTGGGACCTCCGATTCCGTTTCAATATTACCTTCCGTATCTCTTTTATCAGATTTAATCAAGTCCGGCGACCCCTCTCTGCTGCGAGTGATCTCCTGAGACAAAGGGCTTTGTTGATAAGATGATTGAACATCATTTCCCAACTCCTCTTGGCTTTGGATTGCTTGGCTTGACAATCGAGAAAGATTCGAAGTTGAAGAATAAGAAAAGCCAATGCCACTGGATGGACCATCCTTGTATTTAGATGGACTATGACGGGTGGACCCAAATACCAGCAAATCCGTCCCTCTGGTCAATTTGGCAGGTAGGCTAGGAAATCAAACATGGTTCAAGTAAGACACCGCAAAACAAGCACAAAAATCAGAATATTGAAGATGGAGATATAAaccttatttgaaaaattaaaaaggaatgAAACCCAATACATGAGCGTATAATAGTTTTGATTCAATACCATGAATTCTCGAAACAATTATGCATGTTAACTTGGTGAAAGTAAATAGATTGATGctttttgctatatatatatatatatttttttttttttttcctcgtgttttctaaataACTGAAAGGATCTTCAGAATAAACTTAAAACCTTAATTGTGGAGCGATTGATGAACTGATCCCAAAGGGATCAGCTTTGGGTGGCAGGGGTCGGGCAGGGCTTAGAATTCGCGAACCTGAAGACGAAGAAAAGGGGTCCTTATCCAGCTTCCTCTGAGTAGAACTCGAAGATTCATCGCCTCGAAAAATGTCATCGAAGAAATCATTGCTCAGGTCCCGCTTTCGATTCGCATTTTCCTCCCGAAACACCGGCTTCTCACCTATATGACACGGAAGTGCTGCTTCATCATCGCTCTTACGTCCATAGAAACCCGTGGCTTCGTTGAAACTAGGCCACTTCACTTGCATCGACAACCGCCTCGGTGGCCCGCCGAAGACATCGTGGAAATCAAAATCCGAGTCTCCGCTaggtgtcttggatgaagagcTGGAGTTCGTGAAAGATCCTCGACGACTTGTATACCCTAATAGAACACTTTCTCCATACGAAAATCtatccattttttttcaatcaaaatcAACCGGACCAGCGTTTCACAGAAACACAAGTATTAACTCGAagataattcaaacaaataattggCGGGAATTTCTCTGTGCGGATGGGTTGTCCGTGAACTACGAGAGGGTATGCATTCTTGAATGTGCTGCATAAAGATTCGAGGTATTGATCGAGCCTTGAGTTTCCAATGCTTGTTTTCTCAGGAGAGTGACAGGGAGGAAAATATTGCAGAAGAAGACGGAGGAGGCGGGGTTAGTGGAATTTGAAGCCACACAACCAAAGTGTTAGGAGAAGGTCCATCTGTGGGTGATTGTGGATAAGAAAGAAACTTCCTAACGACAAAAGCCGTTATTACGTACAGAAATCCAACTTCTTTTTGTTAGGATTGAGagatgaaatattatttataattttagtatttataatttataacttaattaataagttttattattaaaaatttatttattgtttgataaccatatgtttaaagcactttcaaatatgttaagtttgtttggaaacaaatttaatAAGTACTTTTTGATATAGAAATgacaattatttaaattttaaaaaattataataatatccttgaaagtttgaaagttgtaattatcttaaagttgtatagATATTTTTGTCTATtgatagtctttttaaaattttaattacattCTGTATTATTCGGAAAAACACGTTTGaaaaaaagcatcaaaataatatttttcctcaaacgtactttttagcttatttgagataaaaagttctttaatatgtaacacctAAATgacctaattttttcattaaaaagcttttaagaatatttaatcaCTTTTTAAGACTCCCCGCAACCCTAAACAAGCCCTAAGTCACCTGTCATTCTTCCACGAGTTCTGTTACTGTAtatcacttttacatattctttacataatttattgatataattagataaattaattactttATATTAGACATATTAAAgtagtcaatcacattaatagaatatacaaaaaatatgcGAAAGTGATTCTACATTAAATTTTTGTTCTTCTATTTATCAGTTATATTACACATTTGTTGCGtggatctttattttttatttttttcctcaacaaaCGTGTAATGTAAAACTTTTCTTAAGAATAATACTAGATATAGCTAGTGTACAATTCCTACATacctcattttaaaaaaatgagatatattattaaaaaataattttttttgtaaatcttaGATTTACCTGTTTTCATTGGTGAAGTGCTCTTAATTTATacactttaaaaatataaatatcatttttcaataatttatatatattaaaatatataaaatatgtggtgtCAATAAGTATGATTGAAGCTATGACACGTTGAGTGTGAAGATTATCATATTAAGCATAGattcattatctaaattttacatgatttatttttttattttatcaagttttttatttactattttatattattgATGTTATTTCTCTATCAAGATTTCCTTAACTGATCTAATTAAAATGAAGAAGTGACACTCCATGAGATTCGTCAATTTGAAACTGATTTAAATAAGAGTGCTGCTATATACACAAAAAGAATGTGTCAAAAGAGTGTCTAGTGCATTTTCTGTTTttaattgacacatgaaaatgaaaatatgtaaaacaTATCA
This is a stretch of genomic DNA from Carya illinoinensis cultivar Pawnee chromosome 15, C.illinoinensisPawnee_v1, whole genome shotgun sequence. It encodes these proteins:
- the LOC122297476 gene encoding J domain-containing protein required for chloroplast accumulation response 1-like isoform X3 — encoded protein: MDRFSYGESVLLGYTSRRGSFTNSSSSSKTPSGDSDFDFHDVFGGPPRRLSMQVKWPSFNEATGFYGRKSDDEAALPCHIGEKPVFREENANRKRDLSNDFFDDIFRGDESSSSTQRKLDKDPFSSSSGSRILSPARPLPPKADPFGISSSIAPQLRGTDLLVFGSTRHSPSKYKDGPSSGIGFSYSSTSNLSRLSSQAIQSQEELGNDVQSSYQQSPLSQEITRSREGSPDLIKSDKRDTEGNIETESEVPKDGSQFHFSIYKWASKGVPLAMPFRGGSRSRLKESAKIVRCSSSNGWLGSGRRARETSANSSRMECNKVENFSVPDASIQDRIEPCQNVEEAILHTPESESLSSVQKVIEEVPGNTIFHDVIEEVKPQSLPTIELQDEDKKENTALTKKVHKPAGKSLHSLLSEMDHEQDDDGISEKGEGKERTVNSTKTPFSVVDVSENAKKQDGEETTQNYVEADKATFQDSYVRSADKLGRNRAKGRVKEFVKIFNQGASQKPKDNSPKLRKRDNYIVVDEFNISATGVEEKTPRTSVIADEYLKHSEKEHSAIKTSNYILSDTLSGQKDCSSSTASTLKGSKATVEYTDESFEGNFLIKEIVPLGQNEPPQSGDEDKEIQAIDAKIRQWSNGKTGNMRSLLSTLQYVLWPESGWKTVPLVDIVEGTSVRRAYQKALLCLHPDKLQQKGAALHQKYIAEKVFEILQEAWTHFNLLDSL
- the LOC122297476 gene encoding J domain-containing protein required for chloroplast accumulation response 1-like isoform X1, which translates into the protein MDRFSYGESVLLGYTSRRGSFTNSSSSSKTPSGDSDFDFHDVFGGPPRRLSMQVKWPSFNEATGFYGRKSDDEAALPCHIGEKPVFREENANRKRDLSNDFFDDIFRGDESSSSTQRKLDKDPFSSSSGSRILSPARPLPPKADPFGISSSIAPQLSLPAKLTRGTDLLVFGSTRHSPSKYKDGPSSGIGFSYSSTSNLSRLSSQAIQSQEELGNDVQSSYQQSPLSQEITRSREGSPDLIKSDKRDTEGNIETESEVPKDGSQFHFSIYKWASKGVPLAMPFRGGSRSRLKESAKIVRCSSSNGWLGSGRRARETSANSSRMECNKVENFSVPDASIQDRIEPCQNVEEAILHTPESESLSSVQKVIEEVPGNTIFHDVIEEVKPQSLPTIELQDEDKKENTALTKKVHKPAGKSLHSLLSEMDHEQDDDGISEKGEGKERTVNSTKTPFSVVDVSENAKKQDGEETTQNYVEADKATFQDSYVRSADKLGRNRAKGRVKEFVKIFNQGASQKPKDNSPKLRKRDNYIVVDEFNISATGVEEKTPRTSVIADEYLKHSEKEHSAIKTSNYILSDTLSGQKDCSSSTASTLKGSKATVEYTDESFEGNFLIKEIVPLGQNEPPQSGDEDKEIQAIDAKIRQWSNGKTGNMRSLLSTLQYVLWPESGWKTVPLVDIVEGTSVRRAYQKALLCLHPDKLQQKGAALHQKYIAEKVFEILQEAWTHFNLLDSL
- the LOC122297476 gene encoding J domain-containing protein required for chloroplast accumulation response 1-like isoform X2 → MDRFSYGESVLLGYTSRRGSFTNSSSSSKTPSGDSDFDFHDVFGGPPRRLSMQVKWPSFNEATGFYGRKSDDEAALPCHIGEKPVFREENANRKRDLSNDFFDDIFRGDESSSSTQRKLDKDPFSSSSGSRILSPARPLPPKADPFGISSSIAPQLSLPAKLTRGTDLLVFGSTRHSPSKYKDGPSSGIGFSYSSTSNLSRLSSQAIQSQEELGNDVQSSYQQSPLSQEITRSREGSPDLIKSDKRDTEGNIETESEVPKDGSQFHFSIYKWASKGVPLAMPFRGGSRSRLKESAKIVRCSSSNGWLGSGRRARETSANSSRMECNKVENFSVPDASIQDRIEPCQNVEEAILHTPESESLSSVQKVIEEVPGNTIFHDVIEEVKPQSLPTIELQDEDKKENTALTKKVHKPAGKSLHSLLSEMDHEQDDDGISEKGEGKERTVNSTKTPFSVVDVSENAKKQDGEETTQNYVEADKATFQDSYVRSADKLGRNRAKGRVKEFVKIFNQGASQKPKDNSPKLRKRDNYIVVDEFNISATGVEEKTPRTSADEYLKHSEKEHSAIKTSNYILSDTLSGQKDCSSSTASTLKGSKATVEYTDESFEGNFLIKEIVPLGQNEPPQSGDEDKEIQAIDAKIRQWSNGKTGNMRSLLSTLQYVLWPESGWKTVPLVDIVEGTSVRRAYQKALLCLHPDKLQQKGAALHQKYIAEKVFEILQEAWTHFNLLDSL